A window of the Parabacteroides merdae ATCC 43184 genome harbors these coding sequences:
- the pnp gene encoding polyribonucleotide nucleotidyltransferase has product MLNPINKTIELADGRTITIETGKLAKQADGAVTVRMGNTVLLATVCAAKDANPGVDFMPLQVEYKEKFSAFGRFPGGFTKREGKASDYEILTSRLVDRALRPLFPDNYHAEVYVNVILFSADGEDMPDALAGLAASAALAVSDIPFNGPISECRVARIDGKYVVNPTFSELEKADIDIMVGATLDNIMMVEGEMDEVQESEMLEAIKVAHEAIKVQCQAQLELSEACGKLVKREYCHEVNDDELRKDVHEKCYAKAYAVATSGTDKHQRAEAFEAVVEEYKAQFSEEELTDEKVEMIGRYYHDVEKEAMRRAILDEGKRLDGRKTTEIRPIWIETDCLPGPHGSAIFTRGETQSLSTVTLGTKADEKMIDDVLNHGKERFLLHYNFPPFSTGEAKASRGVGRREIGHGNLAHRALKRMIPTDYPYVVRVISDILESNGSSSMATVCAGTLALRDAGVPMKKPVSGIAMGLISENKGQNYAILSDILGDEDHLGDMDFKVTGTKDGITATQMDIKVDGLSYEILENALAQAKEGRMHILGKIMEAQPEVRPDLKPHAPRIETMTIGKEFIGAVIGPGGKIIQGIQEKTGAVITIEEEDGVGKIEISGTNKATIDAAIRSIKAIVAVPEIGEIYEGKISSIMPYGAFVEFMPGKDGLLHISEIDWKRLETVEQAGLKEGDTISVKLVDIDAKTGKFKLSHKVLLPKPEGYEERPPRPERGPRSERGDRGPRQDRGDRGPRRERQD; this is encoded by the coding sequence ATGCTTAATCCAATTAACAAGACGATCGAATTGGCTGATGGAAGAACCATCACCATCGAAACCGGGAAATTGGCGAAACAGGCGGACGGTGCAGTTACCGTACGTATGGGCAACACCGTGTTGCTGGCTACTGTTTGTGCCGCTAAAGATGCAAACCCGGGTGTTGACTTCATGCCGTTACAAGTAGAGTACAAAGAAAAATTCTCGGCATTTGGCCGTTTTCCTGGCGGTTTTACAAAAAGAGAAGGTAAAGCTTCCGACTACGAAATCTTGACTTCTCGTTTGGTCGACCGTGCCCTCCGCCCTCTTTTCCCTGACAATTACCATGCCGAAGTATATGTAAACGTTATATTATTCTCCGCAGACGGTGAAGACATGCCGGATGCACTTGCCGGACTGGCTGCTTCAGCCGCATTGGCCGTATCAGATATTCCTTTCAACGGACCGATCTCCGAATGCCGCGTCGCACGCATCGATGGCAAGTACGTAGTCAACCCCACGTTCTCTGAATTGGAAAAAGCAGATATTGATATTATGGTGGGTGCTACACTTGACAACATCATGATGGTGGAAGGCGAAATGGATGAAGTTCAAGAATCAGAAATGCTGGAAGCGATCAAAGTAGCACACGAAGCAATCAAAGTACAGTGCCAGGCACAGCTTGAACTATCCGAAGCTTGCGGTAAACTGGTTAAACGCGAATACTGCCACGAAGTCAATGATGACGAACTGCGCAAAGATGTACACGAAAAATGTTATGCAAAGGCATACGCCGTTGCAACCTCCGGCACCGACAAACATCAGCGTGCCGAAGCATTCGAAGCAGTTGTCGAAGAGTATAAAGCTCAGTTTTCAGAAGAAGAATTGACAGACGAGAAAGTTGAAATGATCGGCCGCTATTACCACGATGTAGAAAAAGAAGCGATGCGCCGCGCTATCCTGGACGAAGGGAAGCGTCTGGATGGTCGTAAGACTACTGAAATCCGTCCGATCTGGATCGAAACAGACTGCCTGCCAGGTCCTCATGGTTCTGCAATCTTCACGCGTGGCGAAACACAGTCGCTTTCGACTGTTACCTTAGGTACAAAAGCCGATGAAAAGATGATCGACGATGTACTGAACCACGGAAAAGAACGTTTCCTATTACATTATAACTTCCCTCCGTTCTCTACTGGCGAAGCAAAAGCTTCTCGCGGTGTGGGACGTCGTGAAATCGGTCACGGAAACCTGGCTCATCGTGCATTGAAACGGATGATCCCGACAGATTATCCTTATGTGGTACGTGTGATTTCCGATATCTTAGAGTCTAACGGTTCTTCTTCAATGGCAACCGTATGTGCCGGAACGCTGGCATTGAGAGACGCAGGTGTTCCGATGAAGAAGCCGGTATCCGGTATCGCAATGGGGCTGATCTCTGAAAACAAAGGCCAGAACTACGCTATCCTGTCCGATATCTTAGGAGACGAAGACCATTTGGGCGATATGGACTTCAAGGTAACAGGAACAAAAGACGGTATCACTGCCACTCAGATGGATATCAAGGTAGACGGTCTGTCATACGAAATTCTTGAAAACGCATTGGCACAGGCAAAAGAAGGCCGTATGCACATTCTGGGCAAGATAATGGAAGCTCAGCCAGAAGTTCGTCCGGATCTGAAACCTCATGCTCCGAGAATCGAAACGATGACAATCGGTAAAGAATTTATCGGTGCGGTAATCGGCCCGGGCGGCAAGATCATCCAAGGTATTCAGGAAAAGACAGGTGCCGTTATTACAATTGAAGAAGAAGACGGAGTGGGTAAAATCGAAATTTCCGGAACGAATAAAGCAACAATCGATGCCGCTATCCGCTCCATCAAAGCTATCGTTGCCGTTCCCGAAATCGGCGAAATCTACGAAGGAAAGATTTCTTCTATCATGCCTTACGGTGCATTCGTTGAATTCATGCCGGGTAAAGACGGTTTGCTCCACATTTCCGAAATCGACTGGAAACGTCTGGAAACAGTTGAACAGGCAGGTTTGAAAGAAGGCGACACTATCAGCGTCAAGTTGGTAGACATCGATGCCAAGACTGGTAAATTCAAATTATCCCACAAAGTGCTGCTGCCGAAACCAGAAGGTTACGAAGAACGCCCGCCGAGACCAGAACGTGGTCCGAGATCGGAACGTGGAGACCGTGGCCCCCGTCAGGATCGTGGAGACCGTGGTCCTCGCCGCGAACGTCAGGATTAA
- a CDS encoding redoxin domain-containing protein — protein sequence MKQISTRLLTVLGLCMFFLSACNNSSDFTVKGVVAGADGQLMYLENVGISNVVTLDSIKLAPGGKFKFTEKRPEYPDFYRLRLNNQLINFAVDSTETISFVADAGTFATSYSVEGSENSKAIKAITLAQLDANQAISRLRKEYEDKMISDTTYRMKVLAAADAYKEVARKYIYSAPMSTAAYFALFQQIDGLLFFDLYDRKDVKAYGAVATSYNHTYPESPRSKHLYNLTLQSMKVLRAQRPVDYSNVETKEISFLDIELPDVRGEVVKLSTVAPGKVVLINFTAYQTEWSPALNMALGELYTKYHDQGLEIYQVSLDSDFHFWRNGASNLPWVTVHDPQSVYSQVAGLYNVKQLPALFILDRKGNLVKRVEDVKKLEADVKAVL from the coding sequence ATGAAACAAATATCCACACGACTGTTGACTGTTTTAGGACTGTGCATGTTCTTTCTCTCAGCTTGTAACAACTCCTCGGATTTCACTGTGAAGGGAGTCGTGGCTGGGGCTGATGGTCAGCTTATGTATTTGGAAAATGTCGGAATCTCTAATGTGGTGACACTCGATTCCATCAAGCTAGCTCCCGGCGGGAAGTTCAAGTTTACGGAAAAGCGTCCTGAGTATCCGGATTTTTATCGTTTGCGTCTGAACAATCAGCTGATCAATTTCGCGGTCGATTCGACCGAAACCATATCCTTCGTCGCTGATGCTGGTACTTTCGCGACTTCTTATTCTGTGGAAGGGTCTGAAAACTCAAAGGCGATAAAGGCGATCACTTTGGCACAACTGGATGCAAACCAGGCTATCAGCCGTCTACGGAAGGAATATGAGGATAAGATGATTTCAGATACGACCTACCGTATGAAGGTTTTGGCTGCTGCCGATGCCTATAAAGAAGTCGCTCGGAAATATATTTATTCGGCGCCGATGTCCACAGCCGCCTATTTCGCTTTGTTCCAGCAGATCGATGGCTTGTTGTTCTTTGATTTGTATGACAGGAAAGATGTCAAGGCATATGGGGCGGTTGCGACCAGCTACAATCATACTTATCCGGAAAGTCCGCGTTCGAAGCATTTGTACAATCTGACATTGCAATCCATGAAGGTCTTGCGTGCGCAACGTCCTGTCGATTACAGCAATGTGGAAACAAAAGAAATTTCATTCCTTGATATCGAATTGCCGGATGTTCGGGGTGAAGTGGTAAAACTGTCTACGGTTGCTCCCGGCAAGGTGGTGTTGATAAACTTTACGGCTTATCAGACGGAATGGTCGCCGGCTTTGAATATGGCATTGGGTGAATTGTACACAAAATACCATGACCAAGGACTTGAAATTTATCAGGTGTCGTTGGATAGTGATTTCCATTTCTGGAGAAACGGGGCCTCTAATTTGCCGTGGGTTACTGTCCACGATCCGCAGTCTGTTTATTCGCAGGTGGCAGGTTTGTACAATGTAAAACAATTGCCCGCTCTTTTCATCCTCGATCGCAAAGGAAACTTGGTTAAGCGTGTCGAAGACGTGAAGAAACTGGAAGCAGACGTAAAAGCAGTACTTTGA
- the greA gene encoding transcription elongation factor GreA, whose translation MAVSYMTKDGYDKILAEINYLETVKRPEISAQIAEARDKGDLSENAEYDAAKEAQGIMEAKLSQLKGLISNARLIDETRVQTDEVQILNKVKIKNTKNNAVMTYTLVSDSEANLKEGKIAVSTPIAQGLMGKKVGDIVEIKVPSGMMSFEIMDISI comes from the coding sequence ATGGCAGTGAGCTATATGACGAAAGATGGCTATGATAAGATTTTAGCTGAAATCAATTATCTGGAAACAGTGAAACGTCCGGAAATATCTGCCCAGATTGCAGAGGCCCGTGACAAAGGTGATTTGTCTGAAAATGCTGAGTATGACGCAGCAAAGGAAGCACAGGGCATAATGGAAGCAAAGCTTTCCCAGTTGAAGGGCTTGATTTCAAATGCCCGCCTGATAGACGAAACCCGTGTTCAAACAGATGAAGTCCAGATCCTGAACAAGGTTAAGATCAAGAACACAAAGAACAATGCAGTCATGACGTATACTCTGGTCTCAGATTCGGAAGCAAACCTGAAAGAAGGCAAGATTGCGGTCAGTACTCCGATTGCGCAGGGGCTGATGGGAAAAAAGGTCGGTGACATTGTGGAAATCAAAGTCCCATCCGGCATGATGAGCTTTGAAATTATGGATATATCGATTTAA
- a CDS encoding HIT family protein — MASIFSRIVAGEIPCHKVAENEEFFAFLDINPVAVGHTLVIPKKEIDYIFDIEDPMLGRMMAFAKRVARAQEAVIPCKRVGLAVMGLEVPHAHIHLIPIQKESDMYFGGKKMEVTQDVLADTAARIRNAFK, encoded by the coding sequence ATGGCATCAATATTCAGTAGAATTGTGGCAGGTGAGATCCCTTGTCATAAAGTGGCGGAAAACGAAGAATTCTTTGCTTTTCTGGACATTAATCCGGTTGCTGTCGGTCATACGTTGGTGATTCCGAAAAAAGAAATCGATTATATTTTCGACATAGAAGATCCCATGCTTGGACGTATGATGGCATTTGCCAAACGGGTGGCTCGTGCACAAGAAGCTGTTATACCTTGCAAACGGGTAGGTTTGGCAGTTATGGGACTGGAAGTTCCTCATGCGCATATTCATTTAATTCCGATCCAGAAGGAGTCTGATATGTATTTTGGCGGAAAGAAAATGGAGGTTACTCAGGACGTGCTCGCAGACACCGCTGCACGGATAAGAAATGCCTTTAAATAA